Proteins from a genomic interval of Canis lupus familiaris isolate Mischka breed German Shepherd chromosome 33, alternate assembly UU_Cfam_GSD_1.0, whole genome shotgun sequence:
- the C33H3orf38 gene encoding LOW QUALITY PROTEIN: uncharacterized protein C3orf38 homolog isoform X5 (The sequence of the model RefSeq protein was modified relative to this genomic sequence to represent the inferred CDS: substituted 1 base at 1 genomic stop codon), with protein sequence MVLFVIYLNQQEKEDKKAEKVDFRRLGEEFCHWFFELLNSQNPLLGPPQDEWGPQHFWHDVKLRFYYNTSEQNVIDYCGAEIVSLRLLSLVKEEYLFLSPNLDSRGLKCASSPHGLVMVGVAGTVHRENTCLGIFEQIFGLIRCPFVENTWKIKFINLRIIGEASLAPGTLMKPAITFESSDLEAFYNIITLCGTNEVXLNVKQALDSGTGDQA encoded by the coding sequence atggttttgtttgttatttatcttaatcagcaggaaaaagaagataaaaaagctgaaaaagttgattttcgTCGATTAGGAGAAGAATTCTGTCACTGGTTCTTTGAACTTCTTAATTCTCAGAATCCTCTTCTGGGACCACCTCAAGATGAATGGGGGCCTCAGCACTTCTGGCATGATGTCAAGCTTAGGTTTTATTATAATACCTCTGAACAAAATGTGATAGACTACTGTGGAGCAGAAATTGTGAGCCTTCGTCTGCTATCACTAGTGAAAGAAGAATATCTTTTTCTCAGTCCTAACCTAGATTCCCGTGGACTGAAATGTGCTTCTTCTCCCCATGGTCTAGTTATGGTTGGAGTTGCTGGGACTGTCCACCGAGAGAACACTTGTTTGGGCATTTTTGAACAAATTTTTGGACTCATACGCTGCCCCTTTGtggaaaatacttggaaaatCAAATTTATCAACCTGAGAATTATTGGAGAGGCTTCTCTTGCTCCTGGAACATTAATGAAACCAGCTATTACATTTGAATCCAGTGATCTAGAGGccttttataatataattactTTATGTGGTACCAACGAAGTATGACTTAACGTGAAGCAGGCATTGGATAGTGGAACTGGAGACCAAGCTTAA
- the C33H3orf38 gene encoding uncharacterized protein C3orf38 homolog isoform X4 has translation MSGLSYPEMEGCRNLLGLLDNEDILALCDTITNRLVQPEDRQDAIRAILVYSQNVEELLRRKKVHREVIFKYLATQGVIVPPATEKHNLIQHAKDYWEKQLQLKLKETPEPVKTEDIRLFQQVK, from the exons ATGTCGGGGCTCAGCTACCCAGAGATGGAGGGCTGTCGTAACCTGCTCGGCCTCCTGGACAACGAGGATATCCTGGCCCTGTGCGACACCATCACCAACCGCCTGGTGCAGCCTGAGGACCGCCAAG ATGCCATTCGTGCAATATTGGTATACAGTCAAAATGTAGAAGAACTTTTGAGGCGTAAGAAAGTCCACCGAGAAGTCATATTTAAGTACTTGGCAACACAGGGGGTTATTGTACCTCCAGCTACTGAAAAACACAATCTTATTCAGCATGCAAAGGATTACTGGGAAAAGCAATTACAACTGAAATTGAAGGAAACACCAGAGCCAGTTAAGACAGAAGACATTAGACTGTTTCAACAGGTAAAATAA